In bacterium, the sequence CTGGCAGATTCCCACACACAATCCCCGCCCTCTGCCGGCGTGGCGGCGGCCGACCGCCGACCGAATATCCTGATCCTGCTGGCAGACGACCTCGGCTGGGGCGATGTCTCCTACCACGGCAGCGAGATTCGGACGCCGCATATCGACAACCTCGCGCGCAGGGGGATCGAACTCGATCGCTTCTACGTCCAGCCGACCTGCAGCCCGACCCGAACTGCTCTGATGACAGGGAAGTCGCCGATGCGCATCGGGATCACGCGACCGATCACTAAGAATGAGAAAGGTGGCCTCCCGCTTGGCGAGACATTGCTGCCGGAACATCTCGCGCGAGCCGGCTATCAATCGCTGATGTCAGGCAAGTGGCATCTCGGCCATTACACACCCGAGATGTTCCCCCACGCCCGGGGTTTCGAGTCCTTCTACGGTCATGTCAGCGGTGGCATCGGCTATTGGGATCACAACCACGGCGGGGGCCACGATTGGCAACGCGATGGCGTAACCGTTCGAGAGGAGGGCTATACGACCCATCTGATCGCGGACGAAGCGCTGCGCCTGCTCACCACTCGCGACCGCACCCGCCCTGTATTCCTCTACGTCGCCTTCAACGCCCCGCACATTCCGAACGAATCGCCATCAGACGCGCTCGCTCGTTATGCGTCGATCGAAGACCAGAAGCGTCGCATTCACGCGGGCATGGTGAGCGAACTCGACTCCGCCATCGGCCGAATCCTCGCGGGCTTCGAAGAGGAAGGAATCCTCGGCAACACCCTCGTCTTCTTCTCGAGCGATAACGGCGGCATCGTCCCCGGAACCGGCCCCCCGGCACTCTTGAATGTCGCTCGTTTCTTCGACGCGATCTTCGACCGACCAATCCCCATCCCAGGCTTCGAGTTCCTCGTCGCAAATCTACTCGACGGGGCGAGCGACAACGGCCGCTTGCGCGGCGCCAAGGGCGACCTCGGCGACGGTGGAAGCCGGGTCCCCGCAGCGATCTGGTGGCCCGGTCACCTCGAAAACGGAACCCATGAGCGTTTCATGACAATCTCCGACCTCCTCCCGACGCTGATGGAAGCGATCGGCGCAGCGGACGCGATTCCGGGTGATCTGAATGGCCGCAGCCAATGGGCGGCGCTGAACGGAGATCCCTCCAACAGCGAGACACCCGATTACGTCACGACCGGCCTTTTCGGAGAAGCCGCGTTCTATCGCCCCCCCTGGAAACTCCACGTGACGGACCCGCCCGAACTCTACGACGTATTCGATGATCCCTACGAGGAGCGCAACGTCGCGGGCGAGAATCCGGAGGTCGTCGAGGCTCTATTGCAGGCCACAGAAGCCTGGCCTCGCGGAAGGGCCACCTCGGCGACCATCGCCGATAGTTTTTTCGATCCGGACCTCTTTGGTGGTCGGGAGGATCGCGAGCCCTGGGCGGATGTCGCTCGAGAGCGGGCATCCCGCACGAATTGAAGCAACGGAGGGTCCAGGGCGGCTATTCGTAGCCTTCGAAATCCAGACCCGGCTAGACGGTTCCGGCCTCGTTCACTTCAGACCTCTGACTTGCGCCTTGCGTCGGGCGGGCTTCGTCGAGCGCGCCTTGCGTAGTCGCGTCAGCTTTCCGATGAGCGCGGGGCGGAAGGTCTCCTCCGCGTCGGCAGCCAATCCGATGTAGGACGCCTGTAGCACGGTCTCGCGGAATTCCTCGATGGAGATCAGGCGAAACGCCCAGTCTCGCGAGGCAACGCGATAACTCGCGAAGATCCTCTCGCCGAGGATGTCGGGGGGGATCGAACCTCGCAGCTGCCCTTGCTCCTGAGCCGTCCGGCACGCCTCCGTCATGAGCGCGACGGCCCATCGGGTCAAGCCTCCCCTCTTTCCCCAGATCTTCTCCTGATCTGAGAAGAACTCGTTGGCCACGAACGCGGCACGGTAGAAGTCCTCTTCTGCGCTGAAGAGCGATGTGGATTCGTTCGCCACGGCCTCAAGCAGCGCCACGGCCTCAAGCAGCGCCACGGGCTCCGCCTCTGCGAACGCCTCCAGCCGGGCTTCGAGCGCGGCCATCGTCTCGGAGATCAGCATGAGGAGGATCTCTTCCTTGTTGCCGATCAGGTTGTAGAGAGTGGGCTGAGTGACCCCGGCTGCATCGGCCAGGGAGCGCATGTTCAAGCTCGGAAAGCCGCGCTCGGCGATCGTGCGCCGCGCTTCCGCCAGGATCCGCCTGCGGCGCTTTTCCATGTTGATCGCTCGTGTACTCATTCGAGGTTTCACACTAGCAAATTTTAGTCATTGACAAAACTTTAGCAATGATAAATATTCTGGATCCAGAAGACGCCCTCAACCAATCCAGGAGAACCTTCCATGCTAATCGAAATCGACTATCTGTCCGAGGCCATGCGGCCAGATCCTGTTGAGTCGGACTACACCATCACCAAGATCGAAGGTGAAATCCCCCGGGAACTGAACGGGACCCTCTACCGCAATTGCCCAAACCAGAAGACCTCGCCAAAGGCCGGTCCTGGCGTATTGCATATGTTCGACGGTGACGGTTTTGTCAGTGCTTGGCGTTTCGAAGACGGCAAGGCCCGTTATCGCAGCCGCCACCCTCGCACGGAGAGCTTCCTGCGCGAGCAGGAGGAGGGCGAATACTGTCTCGGCGGACTCAACGTTGGGCCAGACCGCGCGCTACGGAATCCGCCGCCGAACTATCAGGCCAACACCAACGCCGTCTACCACGCCGGTCGGCTTTGGGCAATGCATGAAACCATGCCACCCTTCTTCATGGATCCGGACACCCTCGAGTCGAAGGGCATCTGGGATTACGATGGCAAGATGCTCGGAATGGCGTCTGGTGCCCATCCATGTATCGACGTGAGAACGGGCCAGATGTTCCAATGTGGCTACCAACCCATGGCACCCTTCCTGCAGCTCTACGTTGTGGAGGCCGACGGAAAGGTCTCTCTGGCAGAAGCGGTCGATACCCCCTGGGCTGGCAAGATCCACGACATTGCGATTACCGAGAACTACATCATCGTCCCGCTCGGAGCCGTCGACATCAGCTACGAGAACCCGGACAGGAATGATCCTCTTGGGGGCCTGAAGGCACTACGGGCACGGCCCGACCTGAACTTGCGGTTCGGCATCCGCAAGCGCGAGCCGGGTAGTCCCATGCAGTGGTTCGAGGTCCCCGACAGTCACTACATTCTGCACGTCGGAAATGCCTTCGAACGGGATGGGAAAATCATCATGGATGCCCCCGCTTGGGAGAATCCGACTGCCTTTGTCGAAACTATCAAGCACCTTCGCGAAGGCAAAGTCGATCCGGACGCAGCACACTGTCATCCCCGCGTCTACGAGTTCGACCTGGCCACTGGGACCTGCAAAGGGACCAAAGTGAGCGACATGTTTGCTGAGCTAAACCGGTTTGATGATCGCCTGATGGGATACGAGAATCGGTATGGCTACGCTTCGGTGGGGAGACCGGGCGAGGGAATATTCCGAAGTGTTGGAAAATACGATCGCTCGGGCGGGCCGATGGCGATCCAGGACGCTGTGGAAGGCAATTTTGTCGGCGAGCCCATCTTCGTTCCTCGTAGTCAGGACGCAGCCGAGGACGATGGTTTTGTCATCGCCTTGCGCCACGATGGACCCAACGATCGTACAGGCCTCGACATCCTGGACGCACGGGGTGTAGACAAGGAACCGCTGGCGCGTCTATGGCTGGATCACCGAGTTCCGTTCAGCCCCCATGGTTGCTGGCGGCCCGAAGGCACTTAGTAGTTCTGGGATCTTGGCTTGAACCTCATGCCGCTTCCCTCTGCACCTGCCTCACGCCCGCTGCGTACGCAGCGGGCGTGAGCTGACCCATCGCCTAACGAGTGAAATCGTCGATCACGGTGAGGACTCGGAGCTGCCGTCCGTCGATCGTCTGATCGGCGACGAAGTCGTAGCTCCAGACGTGGTTCAGTGACTCTCCCGCCAGGCGTCCCAGTCGGGGCGGAGCTCGGGTAGCGCATCCCGGTCTCCCATCGTCTCGCCGGCGAGAGCGGGCGTGAGGAGGTCTGATTCGAGCACCTCCCCCGCTGCGAGCACACCGCCGCGTAGTACTCCCATGACTCCCCCACCCGAGGGTGTGCTGGCGCCGCACAGGAACAAGCCCTCGATCTCCGTGCGCGGCCCGACCCGCATCGGGACCGGTGCCTCGATTCCGTTGGCGGTGCCTCCGGTGGAGTGTGTAAAGCGTTCCTGGCTCACCGGTGTCGCCGCTTCCTTCCAGACGATGTGCTCCCGGATGTCCGGGATCAGCTGCAGATTCGTGTCGATCATCTGCTCCACGAACTCGCTCTTGCGTTTTTTGTACTCCGCGTCGCGGTGATAGCGTCCGCCATCAGCGGGGCCCCGGTCCACGTTCCACACCCCGTAGTCCCGCGGCGCGAGGGTCATGATCTGCAGGTTCGTGTGCCCCTCCGGTGCCAGGTGCTGGCTCACCGGGTCCATCGTGGTGGCGGTGGTCAGCATGGTCATCTTGGCGTTCAGCCGCCCAGCATCGAGTTTGTCGTACACGCCCTCGATGTCGTAGTCGCCCCAGGTGTAGTGGTTGCTGTTGGGCATGCCGCGTTCCGCGAGGTCCACGTCGAGGCCGAGATACACACTGACGAGAGGTAAGGACATCTTGAGGGCTCGGATGTACTCAGCGGTTTCTTCGCCGAAGTGCTCCTCGCCGACCAGCTCGAAAACAGTTCGTTTCAGGTCGGCATTCGAGACGACCACCGGCGCATCGATCTCCTGCTCGTGACGCCCCTTCTGTCCGACGACCACCCCGCGCACGTGACCTCCCTCGACGCGGATCTTCTGCACCGGGCTCTTCGTGCGCACTTCGCCGCCGTAGGCTCGGATCGCTTCGATCAGCCGGCCGGCGATTACCTGGCCTCCACCCACCGGGTAGTAGGCTCCGCGCAGAAAGTAGTCGATGAAACCGGCCGCCATGACCACCGGGGTTTCCGAAGGCCGCACGGCGTAGGTAGCCTGCTCGCCAAGCAGCACAGCCTGCGCGCGCTCTCCGAGCCGATGCTCCGCGAAGAGCTCCGTCACGGGCCGGAGCCCCCACGGCAGGAAGCCGGGTGCCCGCTCGGCCAGCTGCGCCAGTTCGAGTTCGCCCCGTTGCATGCGGCGACCGGCCTGGGATACCCCGTGCATCACGTCGAGCACCGCGTCCAGCGCCTCGCGCTCGCGGGGAAAGGTCTCGTGTAGGCGGGCCCGGTAACGGTCCCAGCCGAACGGAATTCGGAACTCGAGATCGGGAAAGTGGAGGGTGGTGTAGCCGTCGGAGTCGAGGGGACGGAAGACCACGCGCTCAGCGAGGCCGACTCCGTTCAGTACAGCGGTGATCATGCCATCACGCCCGCACTCCCCGATATAGTGGACGCCGACGTCGAACTCAAATTTCCTGCCCTGGTGGTCGCGACGGAACGCATGGGAATTCCCCCCCGCCACGTAGTGGGCTTCGAGGACCAGAGTTCGCTTGCCCGCGGCGCATAGGTAGGCGGCGGTGGACAGACCGCCGAGTCCCGAGCCGACGACGATGGCATCCCATTGCTCGCGTTCGTCCGGGGTCGCGTCGCTCATCGTGAATTCTCCATTCGTTCGGTTGAAGGGGCGGGGCCAGGATCCGCTTGGCGCGCTTCTCCATGTTCATCGTTCGTGTACTCGTTCGGAATTTCACATTAGCAAAATTTAGTCATTGACAAAACTTTAGCATAGATCAATATTCTGGAATTCAGAAGAAAGGAGTTTCCAACGATGAGTAATCCCCAAGGTCTGCCGCCGGAGATCGTCGAGCACATCCGCTTGTATCGAGAAGACCCGGAGAAAGCACACCACTGGGATTCGACGCCGTTGGGCGGACCCGGTGTCCTGACCACCCTGCTGCTCACCACCCGCGGACGCAAATCGGGCGAGCCGCGGTCGCTGCCACTCGTCTATCAGCAGGTGAACAAGTGCTTCGTCGTCGTGGCCTCGAAGAAGGGATCACCGGCCCACCCTGCTTGGTACCTGAATCTGCAGGCACGACCCGAGTGCGAAATCCAGGTGGGCAACGAGCACTACCGCGTGCGCGCCCGCGATGCCGAGGGCGAAGAGCGCGGGCGGTTGTGGGGTGTCGTGACTGCGGCATATCCGCCCTACGACGAATACCAGACAGCTGCCGGGAAACGACGCATTCCTGTGGTGGTACTCGACCCCATCGACGAGTGACAACCGAACTCGTCGCAAGCTCTCAATCAAAAAAACAAGGAGTTCATTGACATGACTGCATTTGGATTTTCTGACTGGATGAAGAGGGCCGAAGAAGTCTCCCCACTGGTTGCCGCCGAGGCGGACGAAGCGGAGAGCCTGCGACACATGACCGATCGAACGGTTGAAGCGTTCAAGGAATCGGAGCTCTACTACCTCACGCTTCCGCAAGAGCTCGGAGGTCCCGATCTCCCTCTTGTCGAGTCACTGGAGGTTCTCGAGAAGGTCTCCGAGGCAGATGGCGCCGCCGGTTGGTGCCTCTTCGTCGGCAATATCGAGGTCGGGACAGCGGGAGCGTACCTGGCCGACGCCGGGATCGAGACCGTCTTCACCAAGCCAAAGGACTTGCTGATCTCCGGGCAGGGGATCCCGAACGGTGTGGCCCGACCCGTCGACGGGGGCTACCGCATCGACGGGGATTGGAAGTACGGCAGCGGCATCCATCACGCCGACTACATCCACAACGGCTGTATCGTGCTCGATGAGGATGGGAATCCCCGGATGACGGACGCGGGGAAGCGCGAGATCAGGATCTGCCTCACCGAACGCAAGCACGCCGAAATCAAGGACGACTGGCACGTGCTCGGCCTGTGTGCCACGGGCAGTTTCGATTACTCGATCCGTGACGTATTCGTCCCGACGGAGATGACGCACGACTTCGCAACGACGAAGCCGCATCGCGGCAGCTACCAGTTCACGCTGGGGTTGACCGGATACACCACCTGGGGACACACGGGTTTCGCTCTGGGCGTCGGACGTCACGCGCTCGACGAGCTGAAGAAGCTCGCGCAGACCAAGGAGAACCCGTTTGGACTGCTCGGCGATGGCGAGAGCTTCCAAGTACGCTACGCACATGCCGAGGGCAGCCTGCGGGCCGCGCGAGCCTTCTGCTATTCGGCTTGGGACGATCTGTGCGAATCGATGGCGAGGCAAGAGCCCGCAAGCCTCGATCAAATCGCACTGATCCGTCTCGCGATGTCCAATGTACACGATGTAGTGTCTGATATCACCACGTTCGCCCACATTGCGGGGGGAGGCGTCTCGCTTCGCCACAGCCCTCTCCAGCGCTGCTACCGCGACATGCACGCGGGTACGCAGCACATCCTGTTGGCCGACCAGATCCGGCAGGATACGGCGAAGGTGTTGTTGGAGATGGCGCCCGAGAATGCTCGATGGTCCCCTCTCGGCCTCGAGGCGCCTTCCGCGTAACAACGGAGTGCAGGAAGGGCCCAGCATGAAACGAGTTCCCCAGATCTCACCCGAGCGGGCCGCGGCCATGGTCGAAACGGGTGACACGATCCTGGTCGGCGGATTCGGCATGACCGGACATCCGGTCCATCTGCTTCACGCACTTGCCGAGACCGGTGTTCGGGACCTGACGTACGTCGCCAACAATGTGGGTGAAGTCGGACTCGGCGGCGGTCGGCTCCTGAGCAAGGGGCAGATCAAGAAGGCGATCGGCTCGTTTTTCACAAGCAACCGCGAGGCAGTGGCGGCCGCGCAGCACGGGAGCATGGAGATCGAGCTTCTTCCCCAGGGATCGCTTGCCGAGGCGCTGCGCGCGGGCGGCGCCGGAATCGGGGGCTTCTTCACTCCGGCTTCGGCGGGCACCGTCATCGGAGAGGGAAGGGAGACGAGGATCTTCGATGGAAAGCCGCAGGTGTTCGTACCGGGCCTTCGCGGCGACGTAGCCTTCATCCGGGCTTGGAAGGCGGATACCGCCGGCAACCTGGTCTACCGGATGACCGAACAGAACTTCAACAAGGCGATGGCGACGGCGGCTGATCTGGTCATCGCCGAGGTGGAGACGATCGTTCCGGTGGGCGAAATCGCCCCCAACGAGGTTCACACGCCGGGTTGTTATGTGGATCGTCTGGTTGAAGCGCGCATGACCCTGGACGACCTCGGGTCTTCTGCGTCGGTGGCATCCAGCGCAAGAAAGGTTGACCCGCTGCGGATGAACATGGCGCACCGCGCGTTGGCGGAGCTGAAAAGCGGGGACGTGGTGAATCTGGGGATTGGGATTCCCACCCTCGTGGCAGACCTGATCACTCCCGAACGCGGGATCGTCCTTCATACGGAGAACGGAATGCTCGGCGTCGGCCCCGCGCCAGCGGAGGGCGGCGCGATGGAGTACCCCGTGAACGCCGGGAAGGTCCCGGTTACGGCGCTGCCGGGAACCAGCTACTTCGACAGCGCGGATTCGTTCGCCATGATTCGCGGTGGCCACGTGGATATTGCGATCATGGGCGGGCTGCAGGTGGACGAAGCCGCGAACCTCGCGAACTGGGCGGTTCCCGGCAAGCCGCTATTGGGGGTGGGCGGTGCGATGGATCTCGGCTCGGGAGCCAAGCGGCTCATCATCACAATGACTCACACCAACTCCGACGGGAGCCCGAAGCTGGTTCCACAGTGCGACCTGCCGCTCACGAGTCGGAACGCGGTGGACCTGGTGATCACGGATCTTGCGGTCTTCTCGTTTGCTCCGGGCGATCTCACGCTGGTCGAGCTGATGCCTGGGGCAAACCTGGAACAGGTGAGATCCGCGACCTCGGCGAAGTTCGTCGAGAGGTTGCCGGGTTGAATTCGAGCCGACGCGCCGTGGCCACCCCGCGTCGCGGGCCTCGGTCGGGTCGACAGGAGGCGAGATGCTGGAACGCGAAGTAGACATCAAGCGTGCCGACGGTGACATGAACACCTTCATCACACATCCAGAAGAAGGTGGACCCTATCCGGTCGTGCTGTTCTACATGGATGCGCCCGGAAAGCGGGAAGAGCTGCACGACATGGCTCGCCGGATCGCCACCACGGGGTACTACGTGATGCTGCCGAATCTCTATTACCGCCGGACCCGGGCGTTCACGATGCCCCCGGGCTCCGAAGAGGAGATGTTCGAGCACATGGACTCGCTCTCGATCCAGATGGTGAACGAGGATACCTCAGCCATGCTCGAGCACGCGGCGGGCGACGGCCACGCCGCGGACGGTCCGGTCGGCGCGCTGGGCTACTGCATGAGCGGGCCCTTCGCCTTTGCTGCGGCCGCTGCGTTTCCCGATCGGATCGCCGCTTCAGCATCGCTGCACGGTGTGCGCCTGTGTACCGAAGCGGATGACTCGCCTCATCGTGACGCGAACAAGATCAACGGCGAACTCTACTTCGGTTGCGCGGAAACGGACGAGTGGGCACCCAAGGAGATGATCGACGAACTCGATGCCCACCTTGCAACGACCGGCGTCAACTACCGGATCGAATGGTACCCGGATACCACGCACGGCTTCGTCTTTCCGCAGCGTGGAGAGATGATCTACCACAAGGAAGCAGCCGAACGGCACTGGGAGCGGCTGTTCTCCCTGTTCCAACGGAATCTGACGTGATGCCAACCGCCCTGCAGCTGACAAGGCTCAGCTGTCTCCCCGCCAATCGGCGCGCTCTGGAGGGTTCAGATGCAACTCCGCTTCTCACATAACGCGATCAAAGTCCGCGACCTTGCTGTCATGCTCGACTTCTATGAGAACGTCCTCGGATTTCAGGTAACGGATCGCGGCCCCCTCCCGCGGCCCGGATCGCCGGAGATCGTCTTCCTCAGCCAGGTGGCGAGTGACCATCATCAGCTCGCCTTTGTCGACGTGCCACAGGACAGCGACGTGCCCGATACGCTCCTCCATATGGCCTTCCGCGTGTCGTCGATCACGGACGTCCGGGAGATGATCAAGCGGCTCGAAGAGGACGGGCTGGCGACCGATGTCGAGACCGTCACGCATGGCAACGCCTGGTCGGTCTACTTCAGAGACCCGGAGTTCAACCGTATCGAGGTGTTCTGTGACACGCCGTGGTACGTCCCGCAGCCCATCGTCGTGCCCTGGGACCCCGAAATGAGCGATCGGGAACTGTTCGAGCACACTGAAAAGCTCTTCTCGAACGAGCCGGGTTTCGGTCCGATGGAGGAGTGGACAGCCGCGCAGGCGGAGAAGGTCGGCGAAGAGACCTGATGCGCCCGATCCGTACGTACGCGAGCTGAGCGAACTCTCTGATCTCGAGGCCGAGCTGTCAGCGGCCAACGACGCTGCGCTGCGCGCGCGTGCTCGCGACATCGGTGCGGCTCTGCTCGAATCGCCGGCCGTGTTGCGCGAGATCGCCGATCGGGCTCCGGCGGACGCCGAACCCGATCTAGGCGCAGGGCCATGACGATCCTGGACCAGGAGCCCGACCCAAGATGGACGGCGACGCCCAGACGCCTCTGCATCGCCGCCGCCGGCATTGCGCTCACTCAGGGAATCTACGGATTCGACCTCGATCGCGCGCCTTGGCGGCGACGCGCAGGGACGCCTGGCTCGCCGCCAGACATCTTGGGTCAGGCTCCTAGGTGTGGGTTCTAAGCAGGTTGTTCACGGAGCTCCCTGAGCCGCTGAAACGGGCTGCCCGCTGGAAGCCTTGCAAGGCCGACGCGAATTCGTACTCCGTAGCGAGCTACCGGACGGACGAACCTGTCGAAGCCATCGACTACACGCCTGAGCAAGTCGGACGCCTCACCTACATGGCCACGTGTTCCGGCTGTCACTCGGTCACGTCGAGTCTCGTCGGCCCGCCGATGACCTATGTGCGTGCGATGTACAAGGACAGCCCTGAAAAGCTCGCCGCGTGGATCGCCGCTCCAGTTCGCCGGAACCGCGCATACACCGAGATGCCGCCGCAGGACTACCTCCCCAAGAGCACTCGCCTAGCGGTCGCGCGATACATCTTGGAGGAGCTCGACAAATAGGACGTGGTCGAGAACAGCCTTCGTCGGTAGAGCACACAGCGGCCGCAGACTCACCTCGACAACCGGGATACGACGTTCGACTTCCTCCCCTGCGGCGCCATTGGCATCCTCGCGTGAGGGAAGCCTCGCCCGAGATGCGAGGCCTCAGTGCGCCGGTTCCAACCGCCCGAAACCGCAGCTTTTCTCGAATTCGGTGGCGGGAATCGAACCCGGCTCCAGGAAGCGCAAGCGCCCGAAAAGAAGGAAGTCTTCGGACTGATATCTTGTCCCGGGGTTGTCCCGCGGAACCCGGTGACCTCCTGCTCAGCCTTGCAGCGGCGCCAGGCAGTCATGCGCTTGAAGCAGTGGATCGATCTGGTGCCGGGCCTCATCTGAGAGCGCTGCGTACCCTCTCCGAAGTTCTTCCAGGCAACGGCTCTGGTACTTGAAAGGCGCGCCCTCGTAGGCGAGACCGCGTGCGTCGATCCGAACCCGATCGGCCCCCGATTCGAGCGCCGCTCGGTTGGCGACGAGGAAAGGCAGGTACGCCTCACCGGCGAGGTCGAGCAGTGCATCCACCGCTGGACTCCTGGGCTCATCTTCTCTGCGCCACTCGCCCTCGTAGCCCGACAGGTCGTGCACGTGATGGCACCACCGCATGGTGTAAGGCGCGCGTTCCTGGCAGGGACCGATGGCCGCAAGGTCGAGGGTGAACTGGCAGAGTTGACCGAACAACGCAAAGTCCGCGTTCGAGGGCCGGCTACCGAAGAGGAAGGGCTGCTCGGGAATGTTCGGCTCGAGGGCATCGAGTACCCGATCCGCGATGTGCATCAGCATAGGCATATTGGCTTCGGTACAGCCCACCAGCGGGTTGCGCCCGACCTGACGGGTCTCGAAGTCGTGACCCTGCTTCTCGACCATTGTGCGGCCGCCACCGAATTGTTGATCGAAGGCGATCAGTCTTCCCGTCCACTTCGTGTGCTCGGGAAACGCCCAGCGATAGGCGTACATCGCCTTCGACAACCACTCGTCGGCGAGGTCTTCAATCAGTGCCGCCAGGAAGGCATCGGCTTCGCGTTCCGGGATCACAGATCGCTCGGCGTGACGCTTTTCGAGGTCTAGGATCAGAGGCGTCGAGTCGTTCAGGAAGATGCCGTCGGGGTATTCGAGCACGGGCATCACGGGGACTCGCACCTTCCCGAACGCCTTGGCCCAATCGACCATGCGCCCCATCACCGCATGGGGGATTCGCCGATAGCGCAGGACCGCGCGCATCTTCATCGAGTAGGGTGAGCCGATGTGAGCGTAGAGGCGGTAGACATGTTCGTTGTGCGTGGTCATCAGGCAAGATACCTTTGCTAGCTAGATCAGTAGATGTACTCGTCAGCCGGTTCATCCAGCTGCGATCAATGTTCGGTCGTCCACCAGGATAACGACAATGTTAGGCGGTCGGCTCGGAGGGC encodes:
- a CDS encoding glutathione S-transferase, with protein sequence MTTHNEHVYRLYAHIGSPYSMKMRAVLRYRRIPHAVMGRMVDWAKAFGKVRVPVMPVLEYPDGIFLNDSTPLILDLEKRHAERSVIPEREADAFLAALIEDLADEWLSKAMYAYRWAFPEHTKWTGRLIAFDQQFGGGRTMVEKQGHDFETRQVGRNPLVGCTEANMPMLMHIADRVLDALEPNIPEQPFLFGSRPSNADFALFGQLCQFTLDLAAIGPCQERAPYTMRWCHHVHDLSGYEGEWRREDEPRSPAVDALLDLAGEAYLPFLVANRAALESGADRVRIDARGLAYEGAPFKYQSRCLEELRRGYAALSDEARHQIDPLLQAHDCLAPLQG
- a CDS encoding VOC family protein, translating into MQLRFSHNAIKVRDLAVMLDFYENVLGFQVTDRGPLPRPGSPEIVFLSQVASDHHQLAFVDVPQDSDVPDTLLHMAFRVSSITDVREMIKRLEEDGLATDVETVTHGNAWSVYFRDPEFNRIEVFCDTPWYVPQPIVVPWDPEMSDRELFEHTEKLFSNEPGFGPMEEWTAAQAEKVGEET